The Novosphingobium kaempferiae genome includes a window with the following:
- the glyA gene encoding serine hydroxymethyltransferase, translating to MTVETAIRSPGFFTDSVATSDPDVAKAIGKELKRERKQIELIASENIVSKAVLEAQGSVLTNKYAEGYPGKRYYQGCEPSDEVETLAIERAKKLFDCGFANVQPHSGAQANGAVLLATVKPGDTILGMSLDAGGHLTHGARAALSGKWFNAVQYGVTKDTHLIDYDEVQALATEHQPKLIIAGGSAYPRVIDFKRMREIADSVGALLHVDMAHFAGLVATGLHPSPFPHAHIATTTTHKTLRGPRGGMILTNDEALAKKLNSAVFPGLQGGPLMHVVAAKAVAFGEALRPEFKDYCARVIENAQVLADTLKARGAAIVSGGTDTHLALIDLSPLGVTGKDADEALERAGITCNKNGIPFDPLPPMKTSGIRVGSPVGTTRGFGPEEFREIGNMVADVLDGLAKNGEQGDAQVEQNVRERVEALCDRFPIYED from the coding sequence ATGACCGTAGAAACCGCCATCCGTTCGCCCGGCTTCTTCACCGACTCGGTCGCGACCAGTGATCCCGACGTCGCAAAGGCCATCGGCAAGGAACTCAAGCGCGAGCGCAAGCAGATCGAGCTGATCGCCTCGGAGAACATCGTCTCCAAGGCCGTGCTCGAAGCGCAGGGCTCGGTGCTGACCAACAAGTATGCCGAGGGCTATCCCGGCAAGCGCTACTACCAGGGCTGCGAGCCTTCGGATGAGGTCGAGACCCTCGCCATCGAGCGCGCCAAGAAGCTGTTCGACTGCGGCTTCGCCAACGTCCAGCCCCACTCGGGCGCGCAGGCCAACGGTGCGGTGCTGCTCGCGACCGTGAAGCCCGGCGACACCATCCTCGGCATGAGCCTCGACGCCGGTGGCCACCTTACCCACGGCGCCCGCGCGGCACTGTCGGGCAAGTGGTTCAACGCCGTGCAGTACGGGGTGACCAAGGACACCCACCTGATCGACTACGATGAGGTCCAGGCCCTCGCCACCGAGCACCAGCCCAAGCTCATCATCGCGGGCGGCTCCGCCTATCCGCGCGTGATCGACTTCAAGCGCATGCGCGAGATCGCCGATTCGGTCGGCGCGCTGCTGCACGTCGACATGGCGCACTTCGCGGGCCTCGTCGCGACCGGCCTGCACCCCTCGCCGTTCCCGCACGCGCACATCGCCACCACCACCACGCACAAGACCCTGCGCGGTCCGCGCGGCGGCATGATCCTCACCAATGACGAGGCTCTGGCGAAGAAGCTGAACTCGGCGGTGTTCCCCGGCCTGCAGGGCGGCCCGCTGATGCACGTCGTCGCCGCCAAGGCGGTCGCCTTCGGTGAAGCGCTGCGCCCCGAGTTCAAGGACTACTGCGCCCGCGTGATCGAGAACGCACAGGTTCTGGCCGACACGCTCAAGGCGCGCGGCGCCGCGATCGTCTCGGGTGGCACCGACACGCACCTCGCCCTCATCGACCTCTCGCCGCTCGGCGTGACCGGCAAGGACGCCGACGAGGCGCTGGAGCGTGCGGGCATCACCTGCAACAAGAACGGCATCCCGTTCGACCCGCTGCCGCCGATGAAGACCAGCGGCATCCGCGTCGGTTCGCCCGTCGGCACCACCCGCGGCTTCGGTCCGGAAGAGTTCCGCGAGATCGGCAACATGGTCGCCGACGTGCTCGACGGTCTTGCCAAGAACGGCGAACAGGGCGACGCTCAGGTGGAGCAGAACGTCCGCGAGCGCGTTGAAGCGCTGTGTGATCGTTTCCCCATCTACGAGGACTGA
- the nrdR gene encoding transcriptional regulator NrdR produces MRCPFCAHDDSQVKDSRPTEDATAIRRRRQCSSCGARFTTFERVQLREIVVVKSNDAEGHERREPFDRGKIEQSVTLACRKRGIDREKIERLVSGVQRQVETIGETEVPSRVIGELVMDGLRQLDSVAYIRFASVYRAFNEAKDFEEFAGTVRDVGVN; encoded by the coding sequence ATGCGCTGTCCTTTCTGCGCTCACGATGATTCCCAGGTCAAGGACAGCCGCCCGACCGAGGATGCCACCGCGATCCGCCGTCGCCGCCAGTGTTCGAGCTGCGGTGCGCGCTTCACGACCTTCGAGCGCGTGCAGCTGCGCGAGATCGTGGTGGTCAAGAGCAACGACGCCGAGGGCCATGAGCGGCGCGAACCGTTCGACCGGGGCAAGATCGAGCAATCGGTCACCCTCGCCTGCCGCAAGCGCGGCATCGATCGCGAGAAGATCGAGCGGCTCGTCTCCGGTGTCCAGCGTCAGGTCGAGACCATCGGCGAGACCGAAGTGCCCTCCCGCGTCATCGGCGAACTCGTGATGGACGGGCTGCGTCAGCTCGACTCGGTCGCCTACATCCGCTTCGCCAGCGTCTACCGCGCCTTCAACGAGGCGAAGGATTTCGAAGAATTTGCAGGGACCGTGCGCGATGTCGGCGTCAATTGA
- a CDS encoding RNA methyltransferase — MSASIEVKQPVIVLVRPQLGENIGKAARAMLNFGLTEMRLVSPRDGWPNPSAGPAAAGADEVLEKAEVFETLAEAVHDCTNVYATTVRKRGVTKPVVTPEEAAREVYAATGRSAYVFGPERSGLETDDVALARAILTVPINPAFASLNLAQAVILCAYEWSKGAALAQPTVEELLPPAPQEELEGMISQFERVLETTNYFFPESRAAATRRTLRNMLTKPGWNSLEVRTMRGVLSALGGNRRPREQ, encoded by the coding sequence ATGTCGGCGTCAATTGAAGTGAAGCAGCCGGTTATCGTGCTGGTCCGCCCGCAACTGGGAGAGAATATCGGCAAAGCCGCGCGCGCGATGCTCAACTTCGGGCTGACCGAGATGCGGCTCGTCTCCCCGCGCGACGGCTGGCCCAATCCTTCGGCAGGCCCCGCGGCAGCGGGCGCCGACGAGGTGCTGGAAAAGGCCGAAGTGTTCGAAACGCTGGCCGAGGCGGTGCATGACTGCACCAACGTCTACGCCACCACCGTGCGCAAGCGCGGCGTCACCAAGCCGGTGGTCACGCCTGAGGAAGCCGCGCGCGAGGTCTATGCCGCGACGGGCCGCTCGGCCTACGTGTTCGGTCCCGAGCGCTCGGGGCTGGAGACCGACGACGTGGCGCTCGCCCGCGCGATTCTGACGGTGCCGATCAACCCCGCCTTCGCCTCGCTCAATCTGGCGCAGGCGGTGATCCTGTGCGCCTACGAATGGTCGAAGGGCGCAGCACTGGCGCAGCCGACGGTCGAAGAACTGCTCCCCCCTGCCCCGCAGGAAGAACTGGAGGGCATGATCAGCCAGTTCGAGCGCGTGCTGGAGACGACCAACTACTTCTTCCCGGAAAGCCGTGCCGCCGCGACCCGGCGCACTTTGCGCAACATGCTGACCAAGCCGGGCTGGAACAGTCTTGAGGTTCGCACGATGCGCGGCGTTCTGAGCGCACTGGGCGGCAATCGGCGGCCGCGCGAGCAATAG
- the rpsD gene encoding 30S ribosomal protein S4: MSKRQSAKYKLDRRMGENIWGRPKSSVNRRSYGPGQHGQRRKGKLSDYGIQLRAKQKLKGYYGDVTEKQFKRTYQEASSMKGDTSQNLIGLLEQRLDMVVYRAKFAPTIFSARQIVSHGHIRVNGVKCNIASRRVKVGDIITLGNKAKEMALVLEAQNLPEREVPDYVAQDGTDKVTFVRVPTLDEVPYPVKMEPNLVVEFYSR, encoded by the coding sequence ATGTCGAAGCGCCAGAGCGCCAAGTACAAACTCGACCGCCGCATGGGCGAGAACATCTGGGGTCGCCCCAAGAGCTCGGTCAACCGCCGCAGCTACGGCCCCGGCCAGCACGGCCAGCGCCGCAAGGGCAAGCTGTCGGACTACGGCATCCAGCTGCGCGCCAAGCAGAAGCTCAAGGGCTACTACGGCGACGTGACCGAGAAGCAGTTCAAGCGCACCTACCAGGAAGCGTCGTCGATGAAGGGCGACACCAGCCAGAACCTGATCGGTCTGCTGGAGCAGCGCCTGGACATGGTCGTGTACCGCGCCAAGTTCGCGCCGACCATCTTCTCGGCTCGCCAGATCGTTTCGCACGGCCACATCCGCGTCAACGGCGTGAAGTGCAACATCGCTTCGCGTCGCGTGAAGGTCGGTGACATCATCACCCTCGGCAACAAGGCCAAGGAAATGGCTCTCGTCCTCGAGGCGCAGAACCTGCCCGAGCGCGAAGTGCCCGACTACGTCGCACAGGACGGCACCGACAAGGTGACCTTCGTCCGCGTCCCGACGCTCGACGAAGTGCCGTATCCGGTGAAGATGGAGCCGAACCTGGTCGTCGAGTTCTACTCGCGCTGA
- a CDS encoding pentapeptide repeat-containing protein encodes MTRSEIEALSGSAQRLIGCDLEEADLAGVDLWGWAFESCTLRRADFGGAKLDGTTWKSCRGAFVDFTNCDLSAATFNASDFNNASFRRATLASARITRCKLTGGDFSDAAMLDVVLEETLLVNARLPGHAFRRAEFRQVDFSQADLAKCDFRQAAFHDCSLRDADLSGTRFDGADLRGADLGGLRLVDAALFRGAIISRAQAGQLLSELGISVR; translated from the coding sequence TTGACCCGCAGCGAGATCGAGGCACTGTCCGGCAGCGCACAGCGCCTCATCGGCTGCGATCTGGAGGAAGCCGATCTCGCGGGCGTCGATCTGTGGGGCTGGGCTTTCGAAAGCTGCACCTTGCGCCGAGCCGACTTCGGCGGTGCCAAGCTGGACGGCACGACATGGAAGTCCTGCCGGGGCGCATTCGTCGATTTCACGAACTGCGACCTGTCCGCCGCGACGTTCAATGCGAGCGACTTCAACAACGCTTCGTTCAGGCGGGCGACGCTGGCTTCGGCCCGCATCACCCGATGCAAGCTGACGGGCGGGGATTTCTCCGATGCCGCCATGCTCGATGTGGTGCTGGAAGAGACCCTGCTGGTGAACGCCCGGCTACCGGGCCATGCGTTCAGGCGGGCGGAATTCCGGCAGGTCGATTTCTCTCAGGCCGATCTCGCCAAATGCGATTTCCGGCAGGCGGCGTTCCATGACTGCAGCCTGCGCGATGCGGACCTGTCGGGCACGCGGTTCGATGGTGCCGATCTTCGCGGCGCCGATCTTGGCGGTCTTCGGCTGGTCGATGCGGCCCTGTTCCGGGGAGCGATCATCTCCCGTGCTCAGGCCGGACAACTCCTGAGCGAACTCGGCATCAGCGTGCGTTAG
- the tgt gene encoding tRNA guanosine(34) transglycosylase Tgt: protein MKPRFQFSIHATDGKARTGVIQMRRGEIRTPAFMPVGTAATVKAMKPQDVRKTGADILLGNTYHLMLRPGAERVARLGGLHKFMNWDRPILTDSGGYQVMSLSDLRKITEQGVTFASHIDGSRHMLSPERSMEIQRLLGSDIVMCFDECPKIDQPRDVIARSMEMSMRWAKRSRDAFDAGGEHAESSALFGIQQGALDEGLRKTSADALTEIGFDGYAIGGLAVGEGQEAMFATLEFAPGQLPADRPRYLMGVGKPDDLVGAVERGVDMFDCVLPTRSGRNGQAFTWNGPLNMRNARHAEDTGPIDERCSCPTCGTYSRAYIHHLIKAGEMLGAMLLTEHNLSFYQQLMQGMRDAIAGQRFAAFASDFRRDYLHK, encoded by the coding sequence ATGAAGCCCCGTTTCCAGTTTTCCATCCACGCCACCGACGGCAAGGCCCGCACCGGCGTCATCCAGATGCGTCGCGGCGAGATCCGCACGCCCGCCTTCATGCCGGTGGGCACCGCCGCCACCGTCAAGGCGATGAAGCCGCAGGACGTGCGCAAGACCGGCGCCGACATCCTGCTCGGCAACACCTATCATCTCATGCTCCGCCCCGGTGCGGAGCGCGTGGCGCGGCTCGGCGGGCTGCACAAGTTCATGAACTGGGACCGCCCGATCCTGACCGACAGCGGCGGCTATCAGGTCATGAGCCTGTCGGACCTGCGCAAGATCACCGAGCAGGGCGTGACCTTCGCCAGCCATATCGACGGCTCGCGTCACATGCTCAGCCCCGAGCGCTCGATGGAGATCCAGCGCCTGCTCGGCTCCGACATCGTGATGTGCTTCGACGAGTGCCCCAAGATCGACCAGCCGCGCGACGTCATCGCGCGGTCCATGGAAATGTCGATGCGCTGGGCGAAGCGCAGCCGCGACGCCTTCGACGCGGGCGGCGAACATGCGGAAAGCTCGGCGCTGTTCGGCATCCAGCAGGGTGCTCTCGACGAAGGGCTGCGCAAGACCAGCGCCGACGCGCTGACCGAGATCGGCTTCGATGGCTACGCCATCGGCGGCCTTGCCGTGGGCGAGGGGCAGGAGGCGATGTTCGCCACGCTCGAATTCGCGCCCGGCCAGTTGCCCGCCGACCGTCCGCGCTATCTCATGGGCGTCGGCAAGCCCGACGATCTCGTCGGCGCGGTGGAGCGCGGGGTCGACATGTTCGACTGCGTGCTGCCGACGCGCTCGGGCCGTAACGGGCAGGCCTTCACCTGGAACGGCCCGCTCAACATGCGCAACGCCCGCCATGCCGAGGACACCGGCCCGATCGACGAGCGCTGCTCCTGCCCGACCTGCGGCACCTACAGCCGCGCCTATATCCACCACCTCATCAAGGCGGGCGAGATGCTCGGCGCGATGCTGCTGACCGAGCACAACCTCTCGTTCTACCAGCAGCTCATGCAGGGCATGCGCGACGCCATCGCCGGGCAGCGCTTCGCCGCCTTCGCGAGCGACTTCCGGCGGGACTATCTGCACAAGTGA
- a CDS encoding DUF481 domain-containing protein: MHRRVLASLPVLLLAVPAHAQAPAPAHVEEQQPLIILPEMPPPPLVLDLPDYPEYVPFVKAGPPRLPLPVRAMLEAAMKTDDSASVAALVKFAQQTQPYDKDEIRDMQRAFNDRRAKEIAAKTEAELARIRASGVLELWTGKVEVGAFRSTGNTDNFGFTAALNLDRKGINWEHIIQARADYQEDRGRVTREQYAAIYQPRYTLNEGFFTYGRVQYERDVIQGFEDRYTLSGGLGYRVLDRPGMTMALEAGPAARRINYVDQVDRTDWSVLTSVDFDWTINPTIKLTQDASAYIGSDNNTLTSMTAIEAGMAKGLKAKLSYSIEHETSPPIGSLKTDTISRFSLVYGF; the protein is encoded by the coding sequence ATGCACCGCAGGGTTCTCGCCAGCCTTCCCGTCCTGTTGCTCGCCGTGCCTGCCCATGCGCAGGCACCGGCTCCGGCGCATGTGGAGGAGCAGCAGCCGCTCATCATCCTTCCGGAGATGCCGCCACCGCCGCTGGTCCTCGACCTGCCCGACTATCCGGAATACGTGCCCTTCGTGAAGGCCGGTCCGCCGCGCCTGCCGCTGCCTGTGCGCGCCATGCTGGAAGCCGCGATGAAGACCGACGACAGCGCCTCGGTCGCCGCGCTCGTCAAGTTCGCGCAGCAGACGCAGCCTTATGACAAGGACGAGATCCGCGACATGCAGCGGGCTTTCAACGACCGCCGCGCGAAGGAGATCGCCGCCAAGACCGAGGCCGAACTCGCTCGCATCCGCGCCTCGGGCGTGCTGGAGCTGTGGACCGGCAAGGTCGAGGTCGGCGCCTTCCGTTCGACCGGCAACACCGACAACTTCGGTTTCACCGCCGCGCTCAACCTCGATCGCAAGGGCATCAACTGGGAGCACATCATCCAGGCCCGTGCGGACTACCAGGAAGACCGCGGCCGCGTCACGCGTGAGCAGTACGCCGCCATCTACCAGCCGCGCTACACCCTGAACGAAGGCTTCTTCACCTACGGCCGCGTCCAGTACGAGCGCGATGTGATCCAGGGCTTCGAGGATCGCTACACGCTCTCGGGCGGTCTCGGTTACCGCGTGCTCGACCGCCCCGGCATGACCATGGCGCTGGAGGCCGGTCCTGCGGCGCGCCGCATCAACTACGTGGATCAGGTGGACCGCACCGACTGGTCGGTGCTCACTTCGGTCGACTTCGACTGGACGATCAACCCGACGATCAAGTTGACGCAGGACGCCAGCGCCTACATCGGGTCGGACAACAACACGCTGACCTCGATGACCGCGATCGAGGCGGGCATGGCCAAGGGCCTCAAGGCCAAGCTGTCCTACTCGATCGAGCACGAAACCTCGCCGCCGATCGGTTCGCTCAAGACCGACACGATCTCGCGCTTCTCGCTGGTCTACGGCTTCTGA
- a CDS encoding ABC transporter permease, which translates to MSLFNARSAWTIYKQELMRAFRTAMQSILAPVLTTTLYFVVFGAAIGGQMSSGVNGVNYGAFIVPGLLLLTILGESVSNASFGIYMPRFTGAIYELLSAPVGVVETLLGFVGAAATKSLILAAIILATASFFVDYSIAHPVYAFFYVLLVSASFSLFGFILGIWADSFEKLTIVPLLILTPLTFLGGTFYSIDMLPEPWRSVAMANPVVYLVNGLRWTFYGSSDVPIGLSLGLTILFLAVCIGIITWVFRTGWRLRT; encoded by the coding sequence ATGAGCCTGTTCAACGCCCGCTCCGCCTGGACGATCTACAAGCAGGAACTGATGCGCGCCTTCCGCACGGCGATGCAGTCGATCCTCGCGCCCGTGCTGACCACCACGCTCTACTTCGTCGTCTTCGGCGCCGCCATCGGCGGGCAGATGTCGAGCGGCGTTAACGGCGTGAACTACGGCGCCTTCATCGTGCCCGGGTTGCTGCTGCTCACCATCCTCGGCGAAAGCGTCTCCAACGCCAGCTTCGGCATTTACATGCCGCGCTTCACCGGTGCGATCTACGAGCTGCTCTCCGCGCCCGTCGGCGTCGTCGAGACGCTGCTGGGCTTCGTCGGCGCGGCGGCAACCAAGTCGCTGATCCTTGCCGCGATCATCCTCGCCACCGCCAGCTTCTTCGTCGATTATTCCATCGCGCACCCGGTCTATGCGTTCTTCTATGTGCTGCTCGTCTCGGCCAGCTTCTCGCTGTTCGGCTTCATCCTCGGCATCTGGGCGGACAGCTTCGAGAAGCTGACGATCGTGCCGCTGCTGATCCTGACCCCGCTGACGTTCCTCGGCGGCACGTTCTACTCGATCGACATGCTGCCCGAGCCGTGGCGCTCGGTGGCGATGGCGAACCCGGTGGTCTACCTCGTCAACGGCCTGCGCTGGACATTCTACGGCAGTTCCGACGTGCCGATCGGTCTGTCGCTCGGCCTCACCATCCTGTTCCTCGCGGTCTGCATCGGCATCATCACCTGGGTCTTCCGGACCGGGTGGCGCCTGCGGACGTAA
- a CDS encoding ABC transporter ATP-binding protein, whose translation MQPILEISRLTKTYAGGFTALKGVDLTINKGEIFALLGPNGAGKTTLIGAVCGLVRPTSGTITAFGEDMGRHWRTLRARIGLVPQELATDMFEPVLRSVNHSRGLFGLPPNPALIEEILRALSLWEKRDAQIRTLSGGMKRRVLIAKALAHEPELLFLDEPTAGVDVELRRDMWRQIALLRERGTTVILTTHYIEEAEEMADRVGIIRNGEILMVDEKTAMMERLGRTEALITLAAPPAELPAEIAAYPVSLIEDGRVLCYRGGGGEGASAGTAEVAELTKALTRLGIDYTAIDIHESSLEDIFVNLLEGPEAPVKEDAA comes from the coding sequence ATGCAACCCATTCTCGAAATCAGCCGCCTGACGAAGACGTATGCGGGCGGGTTCACTGCGCTCAAGGGCGTCGATCTCACCATCAACAAGGGTGAGATCTTCGCGCTGCTGGGGCCGAACGGCGCGGGCAAGACGACGCTGATCGGCGCGGTCTGCGGGCTTGTCCGGCCGACTTCGGGCACGATCACCGCCTTCGGCGAGGACATGGGCAGGCACTGGCGCACCCTGCGCGCCCGCATCGGGCTGGTGCCGCAGGAACTGGCGACCGACATGTTCGAGCCGGTGCTGCGTTCGGTCAACCATTCGCGCGGGCTGTTCGGCCTGCCGCCCAATCCGGCGCTGATCGAGGAGATCCTGCGCGCGCTCAGTCTCTGGGAAAAGCGCGATGCGCAGATCCGCACGCTGTCGGGCGGCATGAAGCGCCGCGTGCTGATCGCCAAGGCGCTGGCGCACGAACCCGAACTGCTGTTCCTCGACGAGCCGACCGCAGGCGTCGACGTCGAACTGCGCCGCGACATGTGGCGCCAGATCGCCCTCCTGCGCGAGCGCGGCACGACGGTGATCCTGACGACCCACTACATCGAGGAAGCCGAGGAGATGGCCGACCGCGTCGGCATCATCCGCAACGGCGAAATCCTGATGGTGGACGAGAAGACCGCGATGATGGAGCGCCTCGGCCGCACCGAAGCGCTCATCACGCTGGCCGCGCCGCCGGCCGAACTGCCTGCGGAAATCGCCGCCTATCCGGTCAGCCTTATCGAGGATGGCCGCGTGCTCTGCTATCGCGGCGGCGGCGGGGAGGGGGCGAGCGCAGGCACCGCCGAAGTCGCCGAACTCACCAAGGCACTGACCCGCCTCGGCATCGACTACACCGCGATCGACATCCACGAATCGAGCCTGGAGGATATCTTCGTGAACCTGCTCGAAGGCCCTGAAGCTCCCGTTAAGGAGGACGCGGCATGA
- the queA gene encoding tRNA preQ1(34) S-adenosylmethionine ribosyltransferase-isomerase QueA, with product MRVDLFDFDLPPESIALRPARPRDAAKMLLVDGDAPFADHHVRDLPGLLRAGDVLVFNDTRVIPAQLEGMRGEARIGATLHKRIDLRRWQAFVRNAKRLKAGDRITFPADVTAISEERLPDGSWTLAFEGNEPVEVLLERAGQMPLPPYIAGKRPTDEADASDYQTMFAREKGAVAAPTAALHFTPELVEALDAAGVVRETLTLHVGAGTFLPVKADDTVDHQMHAEFGRIDAATADRLNAARRAGGRLIAVGTTSLRLLESATGEDGVIRPFEGDTSIFITPGYRFKAIDGLMTNFHLPKSTLFMLVSALMGLERMQSVYSHAIENGYRFYSYGDSSLLIP from the coding sequence ATGCGCGTAGACCTCTTCGATTTCGACCTTCCGCCCGAAAGCATCGCCCTGCGTCCGGCGCGTCCGCGCGATGCGGCGAAGATGCTGCTGGTTGATGGCGACGCGCCCTTCGCCGACCATCACGTCCGCGACCTGCCGGGCCTGCTGCGGGCAGGCGACGTGCTGGTCTTCAACGATACCCGCGTGATCCCCGCCCAGCTTGAAGGCATGCGCGGCGAGGCCCGCATCGGCGCGACGCTGCACAAGCGCATCGACCTGCGCCGCTGGCAGGCTTTCGTGCGCAACGCCAAGCGCCTGAAGGCAGGCGATCGCATCACCTTCCCCGCCGACGTTACCGCCATCTCCGAGGAGCGCCTGCCCGACGGCAGCTGGACGCTCGCCTTCGAGGGCAATGAGCCGGTCGAGGTGCTGCTCGAACGCGCAGGGCAGATGCCGCTGCCCCCCTACATCGCCGGAAAGCGCCCCACCGACGAGGCCGACGCCAGCGACTACCAGACGATGTTCGCGCGCGAGAAGGGCGCGGTCGCCGCTCCCACGGCGGCGCTGCACTTCACCCCCGAACTGGTCGAGGCGCTCGATGCTGCGGGCGTGGTGCGCGAGACGCTGACCCTCCACGTCGGCGCGGGCACCTTCCTGCCGGTGAAGGCCGACGACACCGTGGACCACCAGATGCACGCCGAGTTCGGCCGTATCGACGCGGCGACTGCCGACCGCCTAAACGCCGCGCGCCGCGCCGGTGGCCGCCTGATCGCAGTGGGCACCACCTCGTTGCGTCTCCTCGAAAGCGCGACGGGCGAGGACGGTGTGATCCGCCCGTTCGAGGGCGACACCTCGATCTTCATCACCCCCGGCTACCGCTTCAAGGCCATTGATGGACTGATGACCAATTTTCACCTGCCCAAGTCCACGCTGTTCATGCTGGTCAGTGCGTTGATGGGGCTGGAGCGGATGCAGTCGGTCTATTCCCACGCCATCGAAAACGGCTATCGCTTCTACAGCTACGGGGATTCGAGTCTGCTGATCCCCTGA